One region of Fodinicurvata sp. EGI_FJ10296 genomic DNA includes:
- a CDS encoding MucR family transcriptional regulator, giving the protein MYDAHFAPIQRDRIVRDTANIICAYLRNNPVDPIDLPSLITSVSDVLSAVEASSQPPTPAVPLSQSVHSDYIICLEDGHRTAMLRPYLKRQYDLTPEAYRLRWGLPATYPMTAPGYSQRRRRIAKQIGLGIRWPMGSLRIRSGYFARDAGEGLGEPETSGTVVAGLQLKFGENDSAQVAPTRCIRHVTNEIC; this is encoded by the coding sequence ATGTATGACGCACATTTTGCCCCCATACAACGCGATCGCATCGTCCGGGATACCGCAAATATTATTTGTGCCTATTTACGTAACAATCCGGTTGATCCGATTGACCTCCCCTCGTTGATCACATCGGTCTCCGACGTCCTGTCCGCCGTCGAGGCTTCCTCTCAACCACCGACCCCGGCCGTCCCCTTATCTCAATCCGTGCACAGCGATTATATTATCTGCCTTGAGGACGGTCATCGCACGGCCATGCTCAGACCGTATCTGAAAAGACAATACGATCTGACACCGGAGGCTTATCGGCTGCGTTGGGGGTTGCCGGCGACGTATCCGATGACCGCGCCGGGATATTCGCAACGGCGGCGACGCATTGCGAAGCAGATCGGCCTTGGGATCCGATGGCCGATGGGCTCCCTTCGGATTCGCTCCGGATATTTCGCCAGGGATGCGGGCGAAGGCCTTGGAGAGCCAGAAACTTCCGGCACCGTCGTGGCCGGGCTGCAATTGAAATTTGGAGAAAATGACTCCGCGCAGGTCGCACCCACTCGATGCATCCGGCACGTGACGAACGAAATCTGTTAG